The Helianthus annuus cultivar XRQ/B chromosome 16, HanXRQr2.0-SUNRISE, whole genome shotgun sequence genome includes a window with the following:
- the LOC110916017 gene encoding bidirectional sugar transporter SWEET9, with product MEEGDGNVVSFMVFLAPLPTFYKVYKKKSSEGFQSAPYVVGLFSAMLWIYYALLKTNTMLLLTINCVGCFIQTFYICFFLFYAPKKTRMESLKLIVLLIVIGFGLVIFLTQFFASGVDRVVIVGWICLVFSLCVFVAPLGVMRQVIKTKSVEYMPILLSVALTLNAVTWFFYGIFLGDFNIAIPNVFGFTFGVIQMILYMVYKNKKPVSCETMSEVKISEMEEQKISQLEDQKAIDNVKLHGALTCSDILPVVDQLNEKKHDAVLVAVEPQVLPNVPNHIIEVTV from the exons ATGGAAGAAGGTGATG GCAATGTTGTTTCATTTATGGTATTTCTCGCACCTTT ACCAACATTCTATAAAGTTTACAAGAAGAAATCAAGTGAAGGGTTTCAGTCCGCACCTTATGTGGTGGGCTTATTCAGTGCCATGCTTTGGATATATTACGCCTTGCTCAAGACAAACACCATGCTTCTGCTCACCATCAACTGCGTTGGTTGCTTCATTCAAACCTTCTACATTTGTTTCTTCCTCTTTTACGCGCCAAAGAAGACTAGA ATGGAGAGCCTGAAGCTAATTGTATTGCTAATAGTTATTGGCTTCGGGTTGGTTATATTCCTAACACAATTTTTTGCAAGTGGAGTCGATAGAGTTGTCATAGTTGGATGGATTTGCCTTGTGTTTTCTTTGTGCGTTTTTGTCGCACCTTTGGGCGTTATG AGACAAGTGATTAAGACGAAAAGTGTAGAGTACATGCCAATTTTGCTTTCCGTAGCGCTAACCCTCAACGCTGTTACATGGTTCTTCTATGGCATATTTCTGGGAGATTTCAACATTGCG ATTCCAAATGTGTTTGGATTCACCTTCGGTGTAATTCAAATGATACTATACATGGTCTACAAGAACAAGAAGCCAGTTAGCTGTGAAACAATGTCTGAAGTGAAAATCAGTGAAATGGAGGAGCAAAAAATCTCACAACTAGAAGATCAGAAAGCGATCGACAATGTGAAGCTGCACGGGGCTCTAACTTGTTCCGATATTCTTCCCGTAGTTGATCAATTAAACGAAAAGAAACATGATGCTGTCCTTGTGGCTGTTGAGCCTCAAGTTCTCCCAAATGTACCAAATCACATCATTGAAGTCACTGTATGA